AAGTAGAGGACAGTTTTGAGATTTCAAGTTGTTTGGGTTCATAAAAATCGGAGTGAATTTACATTGACTGAATTTGATATGCAATTGAAGCAGAAAAGATGACGGAAACAAATCATAGATTATTCAAAAATGAACTAAATGAATTGTTCCCGTTGAATTTGTCTGAGGAAATAACCATGTCTCGTAGTTGGTAGTTTCAGTAGTCGGTGCGACTAGAATTTGTATTGCATAAGGACTTGATTGAGAGTAAATTTACTCGCTATATTCTAAATGAAGTTCGTATGTTAGAGCATTTACAAAACAGTTTTGGTTCGATTATAAAAACACTTCGCGGAGAAGGTAAAATTACTGATAGCAATATTCAGTTAGCGCTTCGCGATGTCCGGCGCGCCTTACTGGAAGCAGACGTCAACTATAAAGTCGTCAAATCGTTTATCGAAAACGTCCAAGCGAAATCCGTTGGCGTTACCGTTACGAAAAGTCTAACGCCGGGGCAGTTGATCGTGAAAATTATTCGCGATGAGTTGGTACTTTTGCTTGGAGAAAAGCACTTTCAGTTGAAAACCGCTTCAATTCCGCCGACGATTATCATGCTGACGGGACTTCAGGGATGCGGGAAGACGACTTTTGCCGCGAAACTCGCGCATCATCTAAAGAAACAAAACCATTCGCCGATGCTTATTTCCGTAGATGTTTATCGACCAGCCGCTTTGACTCAGTTGGAAATACTTGGCAAACAAATTAGCGTGCCGGTTTTTTCCAGTGATGAGAAAGTCATCAAAAAAGCCGTCGATGCGGTGGCGTTCGCGCGGCAAAATCACTACGATACGTTAATCATCGATACCGCGGGAAGATTGCATATAGACGATGAATTGATGAATGAACTTCAAGAGTTGAAAAAAGCGGTCAAACCGCACGATATCCTGTTTGTTGCAGACGGCATGACCGGTCAGGATGCAGTTAACACCGCGAATACATTTAACGAAAAGTTAAGCGTTGATGGAATTGTCCTGACTAAAATGGACAGCGACGCTCGTGGTGGCGCCGCCCTTTCGATTGTCAAAGTTACCGGAAAACCAATCGTGTTTATGAGTGCGGGCGAGAAAATTGATAGTTTGGAAATCTTCTATCCGGATCGAATGGCTGATCGTATTTTAGGCATGGGGGACGTGGTTTCGCTCGTCGAAAAAATACAGGCGTCTGTTGATGCGGAAACGAATGCAAAACTTGAAGAAAGTTTTCGCAAGAACCGGTTCACTTTGGAAGATTATCTGCTTCAACTCAAACAAATCCGAAAAATGGGTCCGATCGAGAATTTAGTTGAAATGATTCCCGGTATGACCAAACTGAAATCGAAAAATATTGCAATCGATACGAAAGATTTTACAAGGGCGGAAGTCATTATCCAGTCGATGACCAGACAGGAGAGAGGCAACCCGTCCATTATCAACGGAAGTCGTCGCAGACGAATTGCGCTGGGAAGCGGGACAAGAACCAGCGATGTGAATCAACTTTTAAATCAATATTGGCAAATCGTAAAAATCAGTAAGCAGATGGGTAAAATGAGGTTACCGAAAAATCTGTCTGCATTACGAATAGGATTTTAATCACAATAAGGAGGTATATACTTGGCAGTAAGAATGAGACTATTTCGGATGGGCAGAAAAAAAATGCCCTGCTATCGGATCGTCGTGATGGATTCCAAAGTGCGCCGCGATGGACGCTATTTGGATAAGATCGGATTCTACAATCCGCTGACGAAGCCGGAAACCATCGTGATCGATAAAGAAAAAGTTATTGAATGGCTGAAAAAAGGCGCCGAACCGACTGATACCGTATTTAATATTCTGCAAAAACAGGGCATCGCGCTGGAATGGCATTTGATGCGCAATAATCTGGATGATAAAGCCAGAAGTATTGAACTCCAAAAGTGGGAAATGTCCAGAGGTATCAAGAAACCAATCGCACTGGCTACGTCAGTCGAATCCAAACCAGAATCGAAACCGGAAGAACCCTCGAAGCCCGAACCGGTTGAAGTTGAAGAAGAAAAGGCGGTTGTCGTCGAAGGCGAACCGGAAGTTGTGATTCCCGAAACACCTGAAGCAACTGAAGCCTGATCAAAATCTACGCTTTTTGGAATGAGTAGTTTCTTGCTTTTTTAAATCGGTAATGTTGAAAAATGGGAATTTACATGACTGATTTAGAAGGAAAGAAATCACGAAAGACATCATCAAATACAATGCGAATATAGCCATGGAAAATCCGGAAAACATGATGATGATTACCTTCGGTGAGAAATCGAAAAGATTCGGTCAGAATTTCCAGATCATTTTTCAGGAGTGAATGCTATGTTGCTTTGTCCGATCGGCAGAATTGTAAAGGTCCGAGGGTTAAGTGGCGAGCTAGTTATCGCACTTTTGTCTTCCAGAATTGAAATTGAGAAAAATTTGTCTGAAGTCTGGTTAGGGGTAAATCCAGAGCGGCTTCAGTTGTGGATAATAGATTTTTGGCGAGTCGAAAAAGGCCGCGTTTATTTGAAATTGAGAAATGTGAAAACCCGGAATGAAGCGGATTTCTTAAAAGGATTGGACGTTTTCATCGATTCTAACTACTGTTCTGGCATCGAGTGTCTGAAGTGGATGAATTTCGATGTATACTTGGCAGGGAGACAGGAAAAATTGGGAATCGTCACCGATCTTGACCTTTTTGAATCTCAACCTCGTTTATTAGTCAGAATTGAAAGTAAAATCGTCATGATTCCTGTCGTTGATGCTTTCATTGAAAGGGTGAACGAAGCCGAAAAATCTGTTTTTGTTCGCGATGTTGAAGGTTTGATTGGTTTATGAAAATATTCGTCGTTACTGCTTTTCCGGGTATGGTCAATGCGTGTCTCTCAGAGAGTATGTTCCGAAAAGCGACCGAAAAAAACGCTGTGACGTTTGAAGTGTGGAACCTTCGTGATTTTTCGAGGGATAAGCACAAGCAGATCGACGATACGCCTTACGGTGGCGGAGCGGGAATGGTTCTAAAACCTGAGCCATTTTTTCGCGCCTATGATCGGATTCGCAAGTTGGTAGGAAAACCAAAACCGCGGGTTATTTTTCCATCTCCACAGGGTAAGACGTTCGATCATGCAACGGCTGTTGGACTGGCAAAAGAAAAGGATTTGACGTTTTTTTGCGGACATTACAAGGGTGTGGACGAACGCGTGTTGGAGAAATTGGTGACGGATGAGATCAGTTTAGGTGATTATGTTGCAACCGGCGGCGAGTTGCCAACACTGATGATGATTGACGCAATTATCCGACATGTTCCGGGTGTTTTACACGCGTATGAATCGGCAGAGACGGATTCGTTTGCGGACGATTTGCTCGAAGGGCCGATTTATACACACCCGCAAAAATATCGTCGTTTGAGTGTGCCAGAAGTGTTGACGTCTGGAAATCACGCCAAAATTACTGATTGGAAGTATGGCCAACGATTGAAACGGACACGTGAAAGACGCACCGATCTGATAGAAAAATTAACTGAAAACAATGATAGTGGAGGTAAAAATGGATAAAATGGCTGCATCAGTTGCAGATCAACTCAAGACGGATAACCCGGATTTTAAATCAGGCGACACCGTCGCAGTAGAAGTAAAAATTAAAGAAGGTGACAAGGAAAGGATTCAGACTTTTCAAGGAGTCGTAATCGCTCGCTCTGGCGGCGGTGTAAGCGAAACGTTTACGGTTCGTAAAATTTCCAACGGTGTTGGCGTCGAAAGAATCTTCCCGCTACATTCGCCGAAAATCAATAAGATTACCAAAATTTCAACGGGTCGGGTACGTAGAGCCAAACTCTATTATTTACGGAACCTTCGTGGGAAAGCGGCGAAGATCAAAGATACTTTCGAGCAATAATTAATTAATCTCGAAATACTTAAAGCGATTTATCGCTTTTAGACAATAAAGCCACTGTTCAGTGGCTTTGTTATTTTTAGACTTTATATTGCGCCGGTGATGAAGGTTACACCAACAATGAAAAGAAATACGCCATAAAATCTATCGACAATTTTAGATGGCATCCGAATGGCAAATAGCGCTCCGAGTAATGCTCCAACTACCAAGCCTAATGCCACATAAATCGCAGATCGCAAGTCAAATTGTCCGGCATGGGAATAAATCAATACGCCCGGCAAACCTACCGGCAACAGTAGCGCGGCAAGAGACGTTCCGCTGGCTGTTTTTTGATCATATCCAAGCCAGACTGTCAGTGCAGGGACTACTACGATTCCTCCACCAATTCCAAACAATCCAGATAGAACACCTGCGAATAATCCGATCGTTAGTTGCTTCCAGTGAATATCAAAGTTGGTCACAGAGTTAGTAGCCACATTTTCAGAAGTGATTGCTTTGGTACTGTTTTTTCTTGAGAGAAATAATTCAAGTGGCTGGATGAATCGGTAACTTATGAAAAGTAAAAAGACGCCGTAGATCATTTTTAGGAAATTAGGAGAAACGGATAATGCGGTTAACGCACCGCCTGAGATGCCTAGGAAAAGTCCCAAATCAATCCAAAGTGCCGCTCTTAGGTCAATTAACTTTGCCCTGTAGTATGCCAGTGCGCCAAAAATGCCGACTGGTAGCAACAAAGAGAAAAGAGAAGTACCGTTAGCGACATGAGGAGAAAAATGTAAGAAAAAGATTAACGCCGGAACAATGACGATACCGCCGCCGATTCCAAACATTCCTGCCAAAACGCCACCCGACAGTCCGATTATTAAATAGATGATGATTTCCAAAAAGACTCCTGTATTAGCTTCAATACGCATGATAATTTATAAGAAGACACACAAAATCCGAACGTAATTAGATTAACCTAAACGAAATGTGGGTTTTAAAATTAATCAACTGCGGATTTGTCAAAGCAAATTTCTGGCATAGGGTTTGTAAAATTTAACGTTGATGAAACTGAGACGAAAATTGACTACTGGTGAAATAATCGTCTGACTGCATTTGTTTGAATAAATGTGTTGACAGATGATGACATAAAGAGTTAATTTTAGCAGTCAAAAGTTAAGAGTGCTAATCAATTGAAAGGAGCAAAAAAAATGACAGTAAAACCTTTAGCAGATCGTGTTGTTGTAAAACCAAGTGAAGCTGAAGAAAAAACGCATGGTGGAATCTTTCTGCCTGATACTGCTAAGGAAAAACCTCAGCAGGGAAGCGTTGTTGCCGTCGGACCCGGAAAATTTGAAAATGGTGTCAAAGTTCCGATGGAAGTAAAAGTCGGCGATAAAGTTCTTTATGGAAAATATTCCGGAACGGAAGTCTCTATTGACGGTGAAGACCACCTGATTATGAGAGAAAGCGACATCTTGGCAATTTTATAAGAAATAATAGAAGGAGTAAATCATGGCTAAAGAAATTGTATATGATACAGTCGCCAGAACGGCTCTCAAGGAAGGCGTCGATAAATTAGCGAACGCCGTCAAAGTAACCTTGGGCCCCAAAGGCAGAAATGTTGTCATCGAAAAAAAGTTCGGTTCTCCGACGATTACAAAAGACGGCGTAACAGTCGCTAAAGAAATCGATCTTGAGGACAAATTAGAAAACATTGGCGCACAGATGGTCAGAGAAGTCGCTTCTAAGACTTCGGACATCGCGGGCGACGGAACGACCACTGCAACCGTTTTAGCGCAGGCAATCATTGATGAGGGAATTAAAAATGTAACCGCAGGTACCGATCCAATGGAAATCAAACGTGGAATTGATGCCGCCGTTGCAGTTGTCATCAGTGAATTGAAAAACATCAGTCGCGAAGTTTCTGGGAGCAAAGAGGAAATTGCGCAGGTTGGGACTATTTCTGCCAATAACCGAAAAGTCCGGGTTTTGAAAAAAGATGATACTAACGGCAAAGAGGAAGTAAACGAAGTCGCCATTGGTGAATTGATCGCCGACGCAATGGAAAAAGTTGGGAAAGACGGCGTTATTACCGTTGAGGAGGCGAAGAGCGCATTAACCGCATTAGACATCGTCGAAGGAATGCAGTTCGATAGAGGATATATTTCTCCCTACTTCGTGACGAATTCTGAATCCATGGAAGCTGTTCTTGAAGATGCGTACATTTTAATTCACGACAAGAAGATTTCTGGCATGAAAGACCTTCTACCGATCCTCGAAAAAGTATCGCAGATGGGCAAACCGCTAATGATCATTGCCGAAGAAGTTGAGGGTGAAGCGCTTGCGACTCTTGTCGTCAATAAACTTAGAGGAACGTTAAGAGTTGCCGCTGTCAAAGCGCCGGGATTTGGAGATCGTCGTAAAGCAATGCTGGAAGATATTGCCGTTTTGACCGCCGGAACCGTTATCGCTGAAGAGCGTGGTTTCAAACTCGAAAACGCCAACCTGTCCTATCTTGGTACCGCCAAACGCATCGTGATTGACAAAGATAACACGACGATCGTTGAGGGCGGCGGAAAATCAGCCGACATTAAAGGACGTATCAAACAAATCAAGGCTCAGATTGATACAACGACCTCCGATTATGACAAAGAGAAACTGCAGGAACGCCTTGCCAAATTGTCAGGTGGTGTTGCCGTGCTGAAAGTCGGGGCCGCGACGGAAGTCGAGATGAAGGAAATCAAGGCGTTGGTTGAGGACGCGCTTCATGCCACACGCGCCGCAGTCGAAGAAGGTATTGTTCCGGGTGGTGGCATTGCCCTGCTTCGGACGATCCCGAAACTTGATACACTGAAACTTTCAAGCGACCAGATGGTCGGCGTCAAAATTGTCAAGAGAGCATTGGAAGAACCTCTTCGACAAATTGCGAAGAACGCCGGACACGAACCATCCATCGTTGTTCAGAAAGTAAAAGAAGACAGGGATAAGATCGGAATAGCTTACGGATTTGATGCCTATAAAGAAGATTATTGCGATCTATACAAATCCGGCATCATCGATCCTACAAAGGTAGCACGCGTTGCTATCGAGAATGCTTCAAGTATCGCTGGGTTGATGTTGACCACCGAGGCAGTCATTTCGGAGATTCCGGAAAAAGAACCAGCTCAGCCTCCGATGCCTCCGGGTGGCGGAATGTATTAGAATCTGAATAGATACTGAGAAAGCCTCCGTCCCGAATCTTCGGGAGGAGGCTTTTGTTTTATAGGTCAAAGAATCTATTTTGAACGATGAGTAATAGGCGCTAAATTAAACCAAAGTAGATGGAAACCTGAAAGTAGGAGGTAATATGGCGAGTTTGTGGAATGACATCAAAAAGAACCTTGGTGGTTGGGCAGCGAAAGCGGCAGATAAAGCAACCGAATTTAGTCGGGATGCGGCAGAAAAAGCGGAAGAATTAACTCGACTCGGCAAGGTAAAATTGGATATTTTTCAAATCAACCGTGAGATCGAAAAACAGTTCGTGAAATTGGGCGGAATTGTCTATGATATGGTTTCTGAACAAAAGAAAAATATTGAATCCAGCGAATCTATCATTAGTTTGGTTGAAGAAATCCGAAATCTTGAAAAGAAGCTCCGCAAAAAAGAAGAAGACTATAAAAATATCAAAGAAGGACCAAAGCCAGAACCTCAGCCGGTAGAAAAACCTAAGCCGCAACCTTCTAAAAAATCTCACAAGGCAAAAGAAAAATAGAAAAGTACGTCGGGATTGGAATATGGACGAGGATGAATCACCCAATTATCTGCCCTTTTCTCGTAATCATATTCTACAGCAATACTTTGCCGGAATCAGCAGTGAAAAACCGCTGACGCCAGACGAGGAGATAGAAATTGCTGGAAAAGTCCGTAAGGGTGATAAAGAGGCGCTCGATAAGTTGCTTAGGGCAAACCTTCGATTTGTCGTCTCTGTCGCGAAAAAATATCAAAATCACGGTTTATCTTTAGAAGATTTGATAAATGAAGGTAATCTAGGCTTGATCAAAGCCGCTAAACGTTATGATGAAACACGCGGTTTCAAATTTATTTCGTACGCAGTTTGGTGGATTCGGCAGACAATTCTCCAATCTATATCCGAGAACTCCCGGTTGATACGATTACCTCTGAATATTGTTGGCAATCTAAATAAAATCTCCAAAATCACGTCCGAGTTCGAAAAAGATTACGAGCGCGAACCGACTTGTGATGAGATTGATGATATCCTTAAAAAAGAGAACGTTAATGTGGATTTGGTTTGGGAATTTCGTGACGGGATGCTAAGCATCGATACTCCGATGGGTAAAAACGATAACGGAACGCTTCAGGAGATTCTTCCCGGCGCGGATGAATACGACCCGGGGAAAGTGATTACGGAAGCGTCGCTTCGCGAAGAAGTCAATCAGGTGATCTCATCGCTAAGCAAACGGGAAGCCACCGTCATCCGGATGTATTTTGGTATTGGTCAGGACACTCCTGCTACGCTTGAAGAAATAGGGACGGAACTATCGTTAACACGAGAGCGAGTGCGACAAATCAAAGAGAAAGCACTTAGGAGGTTACGGCATACTTCGCGTGCGTTATTACTGCGAGGATATTTAGGATAAAAAAAAGATTGACATCATGCGATCTATCACGTAATTTCAGACGTCATGAAGAGTATTGGGACACCTGAGACATAAGATAAAATTAAAGCATGGATAAAGAACCCAAGTTACTGTTTGTGTGGCACAGTCACGAAAAAGTCAGGATTATTTCTCTAAATCAGAAAACGCTGACATGGATAGGTGTTTCTGTTGTTGCATCTGTTTTACTTTTCATTTTTATCAGTATCATTTCCATGTCTAACCTCATTTACAAATCCAAATTTGCACTTATTCGAAAGAACAATAGTCAGCTAGTCTCAACGATCTATGATTTCAGAGGTCGAATTCAGGAAATGGAAAAGGAAGTCAACGCACTGGTCGAAAAAGACAAAGCTTTGCGAACTTATGCAGATATTCCTTCCATTGATAAAGATATCCGTAAACTTGGCATCGGAGGGAAAGTTCAGAATAGACCGAGCGAAATGGATCAATTGCTACCAACGGACAGCATAAAAATTTCCAATCTCGAAAGCGACATTGATAAACTCAGTCGAATTTTAAAGTTCGAAAAATTGAGTTATGAGACCATCTATCAGGCCTTCAAACATCGCACAGAACAAATTCAGGCAACACCGTCCATAAGGCCGGTCTCGATTGGGTATATCACCGATGGCTTTGGTTATCGTAAAGACCCATTCACCGGAAAGCGACATTTTCACTATGGTATCGATATTTCAGCTCCGATCGGCACATCGGTTTTCGCAACAGCTGACGGAATTATCGAATTTGCAGGTCCATTTGGGGGATTTGGTCAGGTTGTTAGAATCGATCATGGATATGGATACACAACGCTTTATGCTCATTTGTCGCGAATGTCGGTCAATCCCGGCCAAGTTGTGAAGCGCGGGCAAAAGATTGGTGAGATCGGCTCGACTGGCAGAAGCACAGGGCCACATCTCCATTACGAAGTTCACCAGTACAAGATTTACAAAAATCCTCTGGATTACTATTTCACCGATTATTCTAGATAATATTTCAATCAATCAGTTGTTCCTTTACTCATTTTCGGATACGAAAATTCTGCTTTTTTATGAAATCCTGTAGTCATCTAATTGATGAAAACGAAGAAATTCTATATTGAAACTTATGGCTGTCAAATGAATGAAGCCGATTCAGAATTGGTCGCAGGACTTCTTTTGAAAAAATCCTATTTGCCAGCGAATCTACCGGAAGAGGCTGACATCATCCTGGTCAATACTTGTAGCGTCCGCGAGAATGCCGAAAGACGAGCGATCGCCCGTCTCTCTCAATTCAAGAACCTGAAAAAAGTCAATCCAGACCTTTTAATTGGAATAATAGGATGCGTCGCTCAGCGCTATAGAGAAGAAATCATCCGTGAGAATCCATTCATCGATATTGCGCTCGGACCGGATTCCTACCGAAAGTTACCTGATGCCATTGATTCTGCTTCATTTCCGGTGACTGGATTTCAACTGTCCAAAAAAGAAGTTTACGATGGATTGTTACCGTTCCGAAGCAGTCGTGTAAATGCATGGATTTCGATCATGCGCGGATGTGATAAATTCTGCGCTTACTGCATCGTACCTTTCACTCGCGGGAGAGAACGAAGCCGTTCTTTGACCGGAATAGTCGATGAAGTGAAACAAGCAGTCGCTGACGGTCATTCAGAAGTGACTCTGCTCGGCCAAAATGTCAATTCTTACACTTATGAAGCATTCCGATTTCCTGAACTGCTCGAAGCCGTATCAGCAGTCGCTGGACTAAAACGTATCCGTTATACATCCCCGCATCCGCAGGATTTCGACGACAGACTTCTCGAAGTGATGCGTGATCATTCAAATATCTGCCGCCATATTCATCTTCCGCTTCAGTCGGGTTCGACACGTATTTTGAGTCTGATGAGACGAAACTATGATCAAGCCAGATATCTGTCACTTGTTGAAAATATTCGGAGACACATGCCAGATTGCGCCATCACAACGGACATCATCGTCGGATTTCCGCAGGAAACTGAAGCGGATTTTTCAGAAACGTTAAAAGTAATGGACATTGTTGTGTTTGACGCCGCTTACAATTTTAAATATTCGCCTCGTCCCGGAACGCTCGCGGCAAAAATGGTTGACAATGTAACGCCAGAAGAAAAATCAGATAGATTGAATCGTGTGATTGAAAAACAGAAGCGTCATACACTAATCCGCAATAGCGTTTTAGTGGGTACGATTCAAGAATTGCTCGTTGACAGCGTTAGTCGGAAAAACCCCAGTGAAAAAATAGGTAGGACGGGCACAAATAAAATTGTTATTATTCAAAAAGGAAATCCCGAAATTAGGGAGGTTGTTCGCGTGAGAATTGAAAAAGCGATTGGCATTTCACTCTTTGGAACCATCGTGTAACTTAACGGAGTCGTCATGAAATATGTCAAACTGGTTTTGTTGTTTGCGATAATAGTCGTGCTTTTGATTTTCGTTACTGATAACGCGGATCAAGTGATCAAGTTAAAGTTCTTAGGCACAACTATCGAGAATCTGAAAATGGTTGTTGCACTACTCATCACCTTCCTGATAGGCATACTGGTAGGATTTTTTATTTCCGCTTTGGAGATTTTTGCCGTCCATAGCAAGATGAGGGCGATGGATGCCGATTTGAAAAAACTCAAACAGGAAGTCGATGTCTTTCGCAATAAGGACCTTGACGAACCAGAAGAAATTGAAATTGAATAACCACTGGAAATAACGCGAGATTGTCTTATGACTGAAATACTCGTTACGTTAATTGTCGCAATCGTTATCATCATAATAGCCTTTTCATTGCTTGGCAGAAAAGACACGGCGAATCTGGAAGAAATGAATTTATATTCGACCGCTTTGAATCATATGTTGAATGGCGAGGACAAATCTGCGATTAAGTTTTTCAAAGAAATCGTCCGGAAAAATTCTGATAATGTTGATGCGTACATCAAATTGGGTGTTCTGTTCCGGAGAAACGGAAAGATGGGAAGTGCGCTCAAGATACACGAAAACCTGCTACTGCGAGGTGGAATCAGTCCAACTCAGCAACTTGATATCTTGCGAAATCTTGTCGACGATTATCTCGAAGCAGGTGATCAGGCAAAAGCGTTGTCCGGAGCGGAAAAAATCCTAAATCTTGACCCGAAAAATATCTGGGCACTTGAAAAACTACAAACTGTTCATCGGAATATCGGACAGTGGGATAAGGCATTTCAGGATCTCGAAAAGGTTCTGGAATTCCGGAAGGAGAAGAACGACCGCTTGTTGGCATTGTATAAAGTTCAGGAAGGTCTGATGAAGTACAACGAAGGATATTTTCATGAAGCGCGGTTGATTTTCCGAAAAGCAATCCGTATTGATCCGATCTGTGAGGCGCCGTATTTTTATATTGCCAACTCATATGCCAAAGAGGAGCGTGAAGTCGAAGCCGTTGAATGGTGGGTAAAGTTCGCCGATATTTCACCGAATCAGGCTTATCTTGTCTTCCAGAGACTTCAAACTGTTTTGTTCAATCTCGGCAATTTCGGGAAAATTCAAAGCTTTTACGAAAATGTTCTGAGTCGTCTTCCAGGAGATGTCCGTACCATAACGGCATTGGCTGGTTTTTACGAGCGGAGAGGAGAATTGGAGAAGGCATTGGCATTGATAGAGGAACTTCGAGAAAAAAATCCAAATTCCAATGTTGTCAAAATGGCGTTATGCAAATTGCTAATTTTGAAAGGACGCTGTACGGAAGCGAACGAAATTTTGAACGATTTCGTTGACAACTACGAAGAGCCCGGTGATTTTATCTGCTCAGTATGTGGGCACAGGGAAAAGAAAATCACCTGGTTATGTCCAATATGCGGTCAACCCGACACCTATACGACTCATCTATGAAAAAAACGATTTC
The Candidatus Marinimicrobia bacterium CG08_land_8_20_14_0_20_45_22 DNA segment above includes these coding regions:
- a CDS encoding signal recognition particle protein, with the protein product MLEHLQNSFGSIIKTLRGEGKITDSNIQLALRDVRRALLEADVNYKVVKSFIENVQAKSVGVTVTKSLTPGQLIVKIIRDELVLLLGEKHFQLKTASIPPTIIMLTGLQGCGKTTFAAKLAHHLKKQNHSPMLISVDVYRPAALTQLEILGKQISVPVFSSDEKVIKKAVDAVAFARQNHYDTLIIDTAGRLHIDDELMNELQELKKAVKPHDILFVADGMTGQDAVNTANTFNEKLSVDGIVLTKMDSDARGGAALSIVKVTGKPIVFMSAGEKIDSLEIFYPDRMADRILGMGDVVSLVEKIQASVDAETNAKLEESFRKNRFTLEDYLLQLKQIRKMGPIENLVEMIPGMTKLKSKNIAIDTKDFTRAEVIIQSMTRQERGNPSIINGSRRRRIALGSGTRTSDVNQLLNQYWQIVKISKQMGKMRLPKNLSALRIGF
- the rpsP gene encoding 30S ribosomal protein S16 gives rise to the protein MAVRMRLFRMGRKKMPCYRIVVMDSKVRRDGRYLDKIGFYNPLTKPETIVIDKEKVIEWLKKGAEPTDTVFNILQKQGIALEWHLMRNNLDDKARSIELQKWEMSRGIKKPIALATSVESKPESKPEEPSKPEPVEVEEEKAVVVEGEPEVVIPETPEATEA
- a CDS encoding tRNA (guanosine(37)-N1)-methyltransferase TrmD, whose protein sequence is MKIFVVTAFPGMVNACLSESMFRKATEKNAVTFEVWNLRDFSRDKHKQIDDTPYGGGAGMVLKPEPFFRAYDRIRKLVGKPKPRVIFPSPQGKTFDHATAVGLAKEKDLTFFCGHYKGVDERVLEKLVTDEISLGDYVATGGELPTLMMIDAIIRHVPGVLHAYESAETDSFADDLLEGPIYTHPQKYRRLSVPEVLTSGNHAKITDWKYGQRLKRTRERRTDLIEKLTENNDSGGKNG
- a CDS encoding 50S ribosomal protein L19: MDKMAASVADQLKTDNPDFKSGDTVAVEVKIKEGDKERIQTFQGVVIARSGGGVSETFTVRKISNGVGVERIFPLHSPKINKITKISTGRVRRAKLYYLRNLRGKAAKIKDTFEQ
- a CDS encoding co-chaperone GroES encodes the protein MTVKPLADRVVVKPSEAEEKTHGGIFLPDTAKEKPQQGSVVAVGPGKFENGVKVPMEVKVGDKVLYGKYSGTEVSIDGEDHLIMRESDILAIL
- the groL gene encoding chaperonin GroEL; amino-acid sequence: MMAKEIVYDTVARTALKEGVDKLANAVKVTLGPKGRNVVIEKKFGSPTITKDGVTVAKEIDLEDKLENIGAQMVREVASKTSDIAGDGTTTATVLAQAIIDEGIKNVTAGTDPMEIKRGIDAAVAVVISELKNISREVSGSKEEIAQVGTISANNRKVRVLKKDDTNGKEEVNEVAIGELIADAMEKVGKDGVITVEEAKSALTALDIVEGMQFDRGYISPYFVTNSESMEAVLEDAYILIHDKKISGMKDLLPILEKVSQMGKPLMIIAEEVEGEALATLVVNKLRGTLRVAAVKAPGFGDRRKAMLEDIAVLTAGTVIAEERGFKLENANLSYLGTAKRIVIDKDNTTIVEGGGKSADIKGRIKQIKAQIDTTTSDYDKEKLQERLAKLSGGVAVLKVGAATEVEMKEIKALVEDALHATRAAVEEGIVPGGGIALLRTIPKLDTLKLSSDQMVGVKIVKRALEEPLRQIAKNAGHEPSIVVQKVKEDRDKIGIAYGFDAYKEDYCDLYKSGIIDPTKVARVAIENASSIAGLMLTTEAVISEIPEKEPAQPPMPPGGGMY
- a CDS encoding RNA polymerase subunit sigma, giving the protein MDEDESPNYLPFSRNHILQQYFAGISSEKPLTPDEEIEIAGKVRKGDKEALDKLLRANLRFVVSVAKKYQNHGLSLEDLINEGNLGLIKAAKRYDETRGFKFISYAVWWIRQTILQSISENSRLIRLPLNIVGNLNKISKITSEFEKDYEREPTCDEIDDILKKENVNVDLVWEFRDGMLSIDTPMGKNDNGTLQEILPGADEYDPGKVITEASLREEVNQVISSLSKREATVIRMYFGIGQDTPATLEEIGTELSLTRERVRQIKEKALRRLRHTSRALLLRGYLG
- the miaB gene encoding tRNA (N6-isopentenyl adenosine(37)-C2)-methylthiotransferase MiaB; the encoded protein is MKTKKFYIETYGCQMNEADSELVAGLLLKKSYLPANLPEEADIILVNTCSVRENAERRAIARLSQFKNLKKVNPDLLIGIIGCVAQRYREEIIRENPFIDIALGPDSYRKLPDAIDSASFPVTGFQLSKKEVYDGLLPFRSSRVNAWISIMRGCDKFCAYCIVPFTRGRERSRSLTGIVDEVKQAVADGHSEVTLLGQNVNSYTYEAFRFPELLEAVSAVAGLKRIRYTSPHPQDFDDRLLEVMRDHSNICRHIHLPLQSGSTRILSLMRRNYDQARYLSLVENIRRHMPDCAITTDIIVGFPQETEADFSETLKVMDIVVFDAAYNFKYSPRPGTLAAKMVDNVTPEEKSDRLNRVIEKQKRHTLIRNSVLVGTIQELLVDSVSRKNPSEKIGRTGTNKIVIIQKGNPEIREVVRVRIEKAIGISLFGTIV